Below is a window of Polyangiaceae bacterium DNA.
CTCACCGCGCTCGGGCGCTTCGACGAAGCGAGAGCGCTCCTCTCCGAGGCGATCTCGGAGCTGATGACGCAGGGTGATCGCCGCATGGAGGGTGGCGCGCACAACCACCTGGCGGAGCTCCTGATCCTCCAAGGGGACGCCGAGGGCGCCGTGGCGGAGGCCGAGCGCGCCGTAGCGATGCTCGCGCACGTTCCGCCGACCCGCATTCACGCCATGGCGGTGCTGGCCGTCGCGCTCCGCGCCGCGGGTCGCCTCGAGGACAGCCTGGAGATGGCGCGGAGCGCCAACGCCGCGCTGAACGAGGTTGGCAGCATCGCAGACGGCGAGGCGCTGGTGCGGCTCGCGCTGGCCGACGCGCTGATCGCGACCGGAGACGAGGACGCCGCGCGGGACGTCGCCCGGCGCGCGGTCGCGAGACTCCGGGAGCGCGCCGCCGCGATCGGTGACCCCGCGGTGCGAGCGAGCTTTCTCGAAAGCGTGACGGCTCACCGCCGCCTCGCTGAGCTAGTTGGCTGAGCCGGCGGCGCTGTCGGTCAGAAGCTCTGCCCCGCGTTCGGCTGTCCTGGCGTGGCAGCGACCGGACCGGTCCAGGTGAAGTCCGAGTACTTCTTGCCAGTGCCGGTGAGCTGGAGCGACTGGCCATCGGGCGTCGTGCTGAGCTCGCTCTTGCCGATGTCCACCGAGGCCGTGCCGCTGGCGGGGCCGTCGGTCGGAGTGAATTTGCCCTCGTAGGACAAGAACTGCACGACCTTGCCGGCCTTGTCGACGAGCGCGACGCCATCGGGCTCCGGGGCGCCGTCGGCACCTCCGTTCTGGATGTTGGTGGCGGCGGTCCACACCGTGCCGAATCCGTTCTTCTGGTTTGGGATGGTGCCCGACAGCGTCTTCGACATGTACTGCTTCAGCTGGCCGGGCGCGCCGTTGTAGAAGACGAGCGTCCAACCGGTGAGATCGGCGCCGGCGCTGCCCGCCACCTCCACGCCTTCGCCGGCGTCGGTGCTGGCGTCGTCGTAGTGCAGCTCGTTGATCCAGACCACTGCGGTCGGCGGCGGCGTGGAGCCGCAAGTGCCGCAGCCGAGGCTCGAAATCTTCGACGCGCAGCTCGCGCTCCAGGTGCCGTAGCAGGCGGAGTCCGTGTCTCCGACGCACTCCACGACCGCGTCGCTGTTGCACTTGGTGCCCGCGCAGCAGTCTGCGGGTGTCGGGCAGGTGCCGCACTTGAGGAGCAAGGTCTCGCCGGCGCAGGTCGCATCCCACTCGACCTGGCAGCAGTACGGATCCTGCGCGCACACGCAGGCCTGCACCGTGGTGTTCGTGCAGCCGGCCGCGAAGGGGGTACCGGTGCAGCAGTCGCTCTTCGGTGCAGCGCCGCCGCTGCCGCCGCTGCTCGCGCCGCCGCTGGAAGTGGAGCCCCCGCTGCTCGCGCCGCCGCTGCTCGCGCCGCCGCTGGAAGTGGAGCCCCCGCTGCTCGCGCCACCGCTGGAGGTGGAGCCGCCGCCCGCAGTCGAGCCCCCGCTGGCCCCATTCCCCAAGCCACCGCTGCCGGGCGCGCCGCCGTCGCTGCTGCCACCCGCTGCGCCCGCTAGACCGGCGCTGCCGCCGCTCGACGTCGAGCCGGCCGCGCCGCTCTCGCCGCCGGAGAAGCCGCCGCTCCCGGAGGAGCTGCCGCCGCTGCCGCTGCCGCCGATGCTCGTGAAGGCGCCGGCGCCGGCGCCGCCGCCGACGTCCTGCGCCTGTGCACATGCGCCGAGCGTGACGAACCCCAAGCAGACGAACCCGTGGATCGCGTGCCGCATGCGATCGAACTTACCGAAGCGCGCGCTCTTTACAAGCACGCGTCGAGTCGTTTCACAGTGTCGCGGAGTTGAGTCGCGTTGGACGCACGTGGGTCCAACGCGGGACCGCTGGGCGCACCATGATCACGCTCGCGGCTGCTCCTCGTCTTCGTCTTCTTCTTCGAGCGCGGCGCCGTGGCACTTCTTGAACTTCTGGCCGCTGCCGCACGGGCACAGATCGTTGCGCCCGATCTTCGGCGCCGCGATCTGAGGCTGCGGGCGCGGCGGCGGCACGGACTGCGGCCGCCCGCCTTCGGCGAGCGCGTCGGCGATCGGCTCGGGTGAAGCGTTGACGTGACGCGCCACCGCTTGCTCGAGCAGGCCTTGGTGCTCGGCGGCGGCCTCGGCCTCGATGGCCTCGATGTCCTCGCGCTTCTGGATCTGCGCCTCGAAGAAGCGCTGGAGCACCGCGCCGCTGACCTTCGCCATCATGTTCAAGAAGAGGTTGTAGCCCTCCTTCTTGTACTCGTTCTTCGGGTCCTTCTGCCCGTACCCGCGCAGGCCGATGCCGTCGCGCAGGTGCTCCATGTTCGTCAGGTGATCGACCCAAGCCTGGTCGATGGCCTCGAGGTAGATGTAGCGGAACACGCGCATCGCGTTGTCCACGCCGAGCTCCTTCTCGCGAGCCAGGTACTGCTCCTCCGCGCGCCCGTACAGGTCGCGCACCAGGAGATCCGGATCGCCGAAGTTTTCCAGCTCGCGGCCGATCTTGAGCTTGAAGTGCTCGTTCATGCCGTCCCGGATGCCGGCCCAGTCCCAGTCCTCCGGCGGCTTGTTCTCCGGGCAGCTCTCCTCGACGATGGCGGCGATCACCCGATCGATGAGGTCCAGGGTGCGCTCGCGTTGCTCCGAGAGCCCCTGTGCCACCAGCTCGACCAGCTCTTCGTACATCTCCGCCGGCGTCCACTTCTTGGAGCGGTCCTCGACGTCGATGCGCACGCCCCAGAGCTGGTAGACCTCGCGCTGCAGCGCCTCGAGCTCGACCAGCTTTTCGGCGGCCTCGAAGTCCTTGCGCTTGGGCGCGCGCGGGCCCTTGTCGCCGGCGTCCTCGTCGTCGTCGCCACCCGCGTCTGCCGAGAGCGTGAGCGGCGGATCGACGAAGTAGGTGAGCAGCTTGCCGACCAAGGGGCGCACCTGCTTCTTGACCGCCTTGTCCATCGCGATGGCGCGGGTCTTGCCCGTGGGCTTGCCGACCTCGTCCAGCTCCTCCGGCTCGTAGCGGCCCAGGAGCAGCTGCTGGCGGAGCGTGTACACGGTCTTGCGCTGCGCGTTCATCACGTCGTCGTACTCGAGCAGGTTCTTGCGGATGTCGAAATTGCGCTCCTCGACCTTCTTCTGCGCGTTCTCGATGCTGCGCGTGACCCAGGGGTGCTCGATGGGCTCGTCGTCCGGCAGACCCATGCGGTCCATCAGGTTCTTGACGCGGTCACCCGCGAAGATGCGCATCAGGTCGTCCTCGAGGGACAGGTAGAAGCGGCTCGAACCGGGGTCACCCTGTCGGCCCGCGCGCCCGCGCAGCTGGTTGTCGATGCGGCGGGACTCGTGGCGCTCCGTGCCGACGATGTGCAGGCCCCCGAGCTCGACGACCTCGTCGTGCTCTTCCCTGCACAGCTTGTCGTATTTCTGGGTGAGCTTCTCGTACTCCTCGGGGTCGAGGTCGATGTCTTTACCGTTCTGCTTGAGCTCCCACTTCGCGAGCATCTCGGGATTGCCGCCGAGCAGAATGTCGGTGCCGCGACCGGCCATGTTGGTGCTGACCGTGATGGCACCCTTGCGGCCGGCCTGCGCCACGACGAACGCCTCGTTCTCGTGGTGCTTGGCGTTCAACACGTGGTGCGCCACGCCCTTCTTGGTGAGGATCTTGCTGATGGCCGCGCTCTTCTCGACGCTGGTGGTGCCCACCAGGATGGGTCGCCCGGCCTCGTTCTCCGCCAGGATTTCCTTGATGACCGCCGTGAACTTCTCGCGCTCCGTCTTGTAGACGATGTCGTGCTCGTCGAGCCGGATCATGTCCTTGTTGGTCGGGATCGCGACGCAGTCGAGCTTGTAGGTGGTGTGGAACTCGCTGGCCTCGGTCTCGGCGGTGCCGGTCATGCCGCCGAGCTTCTTGTACATGCGGAAGAGGTTCTGGAAGGTGATGGTCGCGATGGTGCGACTCTCCTCCTGGATGCGGACGTTCTCCTTGGCCTCGACGGCCTGGTGCAGACCGTCGCTCCAGCGGCGCCCGGCAAGGACGCGCCCGGTGAACTCGTCGATGATCAGCACCTTGCCGTCCGGGCTCACCATGTAGTGCTGGTCGCGTTTGTAGAGCGCGTGGGCCTTGAGCAGCTGATACAGGATGTGCAACGTCTGCATGTTGGCCGGGTCGTAGAGGTTGCCGATCCCGACCAGCTTCTGCACGAACTCGACGCCGTCGTCCGTCAGCGTGGCGCTGAAGGCCTTCTCGTCCACGTTGTAGTGCTCGTCTTTGTGCAGCTTCGCCACGACCTCGTTCAGCGAGCGGTATTTCTCGCTGGCCGCGTCGGCAGGGCCGCTGATGATGAGCGGCGTGCGCGCCTCGTCGATCAAGATCGAGTCGACCTCGTCCACGATGGCGAAGTTCAGCGCGCGCTGGGCGTAGTCCAGGGCCGAGAACTTCAGGTTGTCGCGCAGGTAGTCGAAGCCGAACTCGTTGTTCTGCCCGTAGGTGATGTCGCACTTGTAGGCGCGCTTCTTGTCGGTGTCGTTCTGCTGCGGGATGACCACGCCGATGGAGAGTCCCAGGAAGTTGTACAGGCGCCCCATCCACTCGGCGTCGCGCTTGGCCAAGTAGTCGTTCACCGTGATCAGGTGCACGCCCTTGCCCTCCAGGGCGTTCAAGTAGATGGGCAGCGTGGCGACCAGGGTCTTGCCCTCGCCCGTGCGCATCTCCGCGATCTTGCCCTGGTGCAGCACCATCCCACCCATCAGCTGCACGTCGTAGTGGCGCATCTTCAGCGCGCGCTTGCCGCCCTCGCGGCAGACGGCGAAGGCGTCGATCAGGATGTCGTCGAGCGTGGCGCCGTTGTCGAGCTGCTCCTTGAACTCTGCGGTCTTGGCCCGGAGCTCGTCGTCCGACAGCTTGGAGACGGATTTCTCCAGGTCGGAGATGGCCGCCACGATGGGCCTCATGCGCTTCACCGCGCGTTCGTTGGAGGTGCCGAACAGCTTCTTCGCTACCCAGGTGAGCATTCAGACTCTCTTTGGCGAGTCGAGCCGGCACCACTCTGGCAACCGGAGACCGCGAAAAGTCGGTGGAAACTAATGCCTCGTGGGGGAGCACGCTAGGAGGAATGGGAATTCCCGCGTCCGGACAGCCACGGCCGGCATGGAAGGCACGTATTCCGAGGACTTAGCCGGAGCGCGGGGCAGGAGCTCCTGGCCGCGTCATGGATTCGGCACCACCGAGCGGGCTCAGGCTGAGTACTATTGCGGGCTCCCCGAGGATGCAGTCCGACGACGAGCTTCTTACGCGCTGCGAGCGCCGGGTGGGCGCGGTCATCGACGGCACCTGGCAGCTGCGCCGGCTACTCGGGCTCGGCGGCATGGCGGCGGTCTACGCCGCGGTGGACGGGACGGGGCGCAAGGCCGCGATCAAGCTGATCCACTCCCACCTGGCCAAGAACCCGGCGGTGCGTGCGCGGTTCCAACGCGAGGCGTACATCGCCAACAAGGTCGATCACCCCGGAGTGGTCGCCATCCAGGGCGACGGCACCAGCCACGACGGCGAGCCCTACATCGTCATGGAGCTGCTCCGCGGGCAGTCGGTGGACCTGTTGCTCGACTCGCACCGCGGTCGCCTGACCATCCGGGACGCGCTGCACATCGCCGAGGGCGTGCTGGCGGTGCTGGTGAAGGCCCATCCGCTCGGCATCGTCCACCGAGATCTGAAGCCCGAGAACGTGTTCTTGACGTCCAAGGGCGAGGTCAAGGTCCTCGACTTCGGCATCGCGCGCATGCTGGATCAGGAGAAGGATCGCGGCCAGACCCGCACCGGCGTGATCATGGGGACGCCGTCGTTCATGGCGCCGGAGCAGGCGTTGGGGCGGTGGTCGGAGGTGGACGCGCGCACGGACCTGTGGGCGGTCGGTGCGCTGATCTTCCTGCTCGTCAGCGGACGCCTGGTCCACGGTTCGGGGACCGGCAGCGACATGCTGATCC
It encodes the following:
- a CDS encoding lamin tail domain-containing protein, which translates into the protein MRHAIHGFVCLGFVTLGACAQAQDVGGGAGAGAFTSIGGSGSGGSSSGSGGFSGGESGAAGSTSSGGSAGLAGAAGGSSDGGAPGSGGLGNGASGGSTAGGGSTSSGGASSGGSTSSGGASSGGASSGGSTSSGGASSGGSGGAAPKSDCCTGTPFAAGCTNTTVQACVCAQDPYCCQVEWDATCAGETLLLKCGTCPTPADCCAGTKCNSDAVVECVGDTDSACYGTWSASCASKISSLGCGTCGSTPPPTAVVWINELHYDDASTDAGEGVEVAGSAGADLTGWTLVFYNGAPGQLKQYMSKTLSGTIPNQKNGFGTVWTAATNIQNGGADGAPEPDGVALVDKAGKVVQFLSYEGKFTPTDGPASGTASVDIGKSELSTTPDGQSLQLTGTGKKYSDFTWTGPVAATPGQPNAGQSF
- the secA gene encoding preprotein translocase subunit SecA yields the protein MLTWVAKKLFGTSNERAVKRMRPIVAAISDLEKSVSKLSDDELRAKTAEFKEQLDNGATLDDILIDAFAVCREGGKRALKMRHYDVQLMGGMVLHQGKIAEMRTGEGKTLVATLPIYLNALEGKGVHLITVNDYLAKRDAEWMGRLYNFLGLSIGVVIPQQNDTDKKRAYKCDITYGQNNEFGFDYLRDNLKFSALDYAQRALNFAIVDEVDSILIDEARTPLIISGPADAASEKYRSLNEVVAKLHKDEHYNVDEKAFSATLTDDGVEFVQKLVGIGNLYDPANMQTLHILYQLLKAHALYKRDQHYMVSPDGKVLIIDEFTGRVLAGRRWSDGLHQAVEAKENVRIQEESRTIATITFQNLFRMYKKLGGMTGTAETEASEFHTTYKLDCVAIPTNKDMIRLDEHDIVYKTEREKFTAVIKEILAENEAGRPILVGTTSVEKSAAISKILTKKGVAHHVLNAKHHENEAFVVAQAGRKGAITVSTNMAGRGTDILLGGNPEMLAKWELKQNGKDIDLDPEEYEKLTQKYDKLCREEHDEVVELGGLHIVGTERHESRRIDNQLRGRAGRQGDPGSSRFYLSLEDDLMRIFAGDRVKNLMDRMGLPDDEPIEHPWVTRSIENAQKKVEERNFDIRKNLLEYDDVMNAQRKTVYTLRQQLLLGRYEPEELDEVGKPTGKTRAIAMDKAVKKQVRPLVGKLLTYFVDPPLTLSADAGGDDDEDAGDKGPRAPKRKDFEAAEKLVELEALQREVYQLWGVRIDVEDRSKKWTPAEMYEELVELVAQGLSEQRERTLDLIDRVIAAIVEESCPENKPPEDWDWAGIRDGMNEHFKLKIGRELENFGDPDLLVRDLYGRAEEQYLAREKELGVDNAMRVFRYIYLEAIDQAWVDHLTNMEHLRDGIGLRGYGQKDPKNEYKKEGYNLFLNMMAKVSGAVLQRFFEAQIQKREDIEAIEAEAAAEHQGLLEQAVARHVNASPEPIADALAEGGRPQSVPPPRPQPQIAAPKIGRNDLCPCGSGQKFKKCHGAALEEEDEDEEQPRA